AAAAACCGGAGCGCTGCGTGTTCTGCGTTATTGGCACAGGAACGAGCAGGACATCACCCACCGGTATTGAGCGCGGCGAGCCACATCTGCCGTCGTCCGGTGCGTCCAGGCTGATTACAGCAGCGGAGCGGCTTTCAGCACTGCCGGCGGTGAGTTCTGAAATCATGCCAATACAATCGTTGACGGCATCACTGTTCAGCGACTTCAATGAAGGACTGCTGCCCTCTATAACGACGGCACCATTCTCGCCAATTCTGTATAGAATAGCATACTTCATGCCCAGTGCTTTTGCCATCAATGAGGCAAATCTGGAAGATACTTCAGTGTCATCAAATTCCCACCTGTCGTTTTCCCACCTGACCGAAGAAAAAATCAGATTCAGGAAACTGACGTCCATAGACGGACCTGAGTCTGGTGAGAACGACAGAAGTTTTATCTGAATAAGTTTGGTGAAAGCTTTTGAAAGCTGTACCAGTGCGGCCCTTTCTGCGTCATGCGTTGCGGTTTCATCTGAATATCCGAGGAAAACAAGGTGGTCTGAACCGCTGCCGCCGTAACTGTCTCGTATGAGTATCACATCCCATGCAACGTATGGTTCAGAGCCCACTTTCAGCAGTTTTGAATATGTTCCGTCACGATCGGTGATATGACGTATTACAGAGCCGTCTGACTGCGCCAGTCCATGCAGACCCAGATCATCCGGACGGATGATGCCTGTAGGCTTGGTTAAGTCTTCTGGGTATGCAGCGGTAAACTCATAATTCTCTCCGCTGGACTGGTTGTACAGAATACATGCGGCGGCACCAGAAAATGACAAAAGGAGTCTGCAAAAGTCGGCAGAAAGCGTGTGAATATCGGCGTCCGTATTTACTCTGCCGATCTCGTCCAGCATGTTTCTGTTTGCAAACCCTATTTCACGTTCAATAGAGAGGCGTCTGCGGAACGAAGACAGCATACGCATGTTCGCCATAATCGGTCTCAGAAGCTCGCATGTCACGAGGGCTTCGGCTCTCGGCTCGCTGGAAATTACCAGCAGGAATGAGAACGGCTCTGTTCCCTCTCTCAAGCAGAGAATAGTGCAGGTCTGCTCGTCCCCCTGCAGGAATCCGGAAAATGAGGAGATGACGTCCCTTTTCACCCTGTCCGACTCAGTCTCCGCGATTTCGAATGTGAGATTATCGACATGCCGCATCAGCAGTTCTATCGGCAGAGTATTTATCTCAGGAATACTCGTCGAAGCGGCTCCGCTGCTGGCAAATGAAAGGCATTCAATACTTGCCCGTTTCTCGAAATATGCCACGACCCTGAAACTGGAAAAACTTCCGGCAAGCATGGCCGCGCCTGTTACTGAGCGATCAAACTTGAGGCCGGAAGAGGAAAAACTTGAAATCAGACGGTTCAGCTCAGCGAGCCTGTTTCTCTCTCCGGATAGTCTCTGCTTAAGCAGTATTTCCTCCGATTTTGCAAGAAAAGCCGAAGAAAGCGGCGTGAGAGCGGACTCAATCCCGATGCTCTCTCCAGGAAGCAGAGACTTTTCGACGGAGAGTACTCTCAGCGTGTCGTTCCCCACAGCATAAGGGATAAAACACATCATCCTTTCCTGAAGCCACGCCCCACGTGCGCCATCTTTAGCGTCAGCCTGAGCGGTTTCAGCAGGCACATACAGTATCACGGGAAGTCTTTCGCGTGCAACTTTCTCCAGATTGATATCATCTGACTGTAGAGAGGCGGAACCGTTTGCATTTTCGCAAAGACACGACTTCAGGATAGTTCCCGTTATTTCCGAAGTTCTGGACAGTTCCAGGATGCAGTATCGCTCAGTTTTGCCCAGCAACCGGTTCATCTCCGACAAGAAGAGCGATTCCAGCGTTTGTGTGTCTGCTGCGGTGTTTATAGAATAGAGCACACTTCTGAGCGATCTCGCACGGGAACGACTCAGATTCCTGTCCATGAAAGCGATTCCTTCCGAGAGGGACATCAGAAAACTGCTCTGGATGTACGATTCAACATTATGAATACCGAGTGCGTGCGTATCTCTCAGGTCCACAAGGAACAGGGCATCAAAACCGCCTGGCAGCCTGACTGCATTGGCTGTCATTCCTGTAATCCTGGATGAAAGCGCTGGAAATCCGTTCGTTTCCCCGCCCCGGAACAATTTCGGCGAACTTCCATGGACAAGAGACACCATTTCCTGAACGCATGGTGCCTCTGAAATCAGACTATTGGCAATATGCAGTGCGTCCCCATTGCCCCCCGCGATTGAGACGCCACCCTGCTTGACGAGAAGGACGGCGAAACCCCGGCCTCTGAATGTCCTGGCGATTGTGTCGCCCGCCTCAACAAGCATCGACGTGACGGAGGTCGATGCATTTACCGGCTGCAGCCTGGCAGACCGTGCGATTGTATCAATAGTCGCGGATTGCAGCGCCAGCTCGTCTATCAGTCGAACGGGGCCATCAAACATGTTGCTGATATCGTCATTCTTGTTGAAGTCGGGGGCTGTTTCGCCGTCATGACGTAGAAAGACAGCATAAGACAGACGCCTGGATACCTGACTGAAGACTCTTCTGACAACCGCTCCGTTGCCTTTCCATTCATCAGCACCAGAATGTTCAATCAGCCGGCGGACCTGCGCTATCTCTTCCTGAAGCCGATCGTCACTGCCTGAAAATGAGCTTGCTATTTCCTCATTATCCAGATAAATTGAAAACAGGCAGGAAGAACAGCCGGTGTAAGATAATGCGGCAGCGGCGGAAAAGGATGCGGCCCTACTGGCATATTCGGTCACTTCGGCCGAAACAGGGGATTCCGCAGAAAGGTCAGAACCGACAGACATGAATACGACACCTCAATTGCTTCGTTTAAACGACTTTGATTGCCTGACCACGTGAGCTGGATTGCGGGCCGGACTGGCACAATAAAACAGGGCATGAAAAGATGACATGTTATCTGTAAATTCATTATAACATATCTTTTAAAACTTCGTTCACAAACGTCAGTCACAATATTTGCAGGATGCATGCCGAGGTGCAGGCGGGGAGGCAGCAGAGCTTTGCATTTTGAAATTTCAACACGACAGCATTAAATACAATTTCCTCCACTGAATTAACAATAATCTGACAGGTTGCCACAACTATGCCAGAACTGGATCTATCTAACCTGTTCGAAGCGAGGAAATCGATACTGCTCAGAGGACCTCCTGGAAGCGGCAAGACAGAAATTGCAATTAATCTCGTAAGTCAGTGGCTGAGGAGGGGAGAGAAGATTCTGTTCGTCACTGTCTCGATGAGCGGTGAAGAGATACTAGAACGCCTGTTTCTGGCCGGTTTCAAGCAGGCTGACCTCGAGAGCAGACTGCTCATAGTAGACTGTTATCAGACTCAATCTCAATCGACGCAGTCCAGGAATAAACTCATCATAAGCATAAACGGCCTCTCTCATCTCGAAAGCATCACACTTGCCATATCCACTGCCGTCGAAGCTCTCGGAGCACCGGTCAGGGTAGTGCTTGACGGTCTTTCGACACTTTTCCTTCACAATGCGCC
The Candidatus Sysuiplasma acidicola genome window above contains:
- a CDS encoding GAF domain-containing sensor histidine kinase, with product MSVGSDLSAESPVSAEVTEYASRAASFSAAAALSYTGCSSCLFSIYLDNEEIASSFSGSDDRLQEEIAQVRRLIEHSGADEWKGNGAVVRRVFSQVSRRLSYAVFLRHDGETAPDFNKNDDISNMFDGPVRLIDELALQSATIDTIARSARLQPVNASTSVTSMLVEAGDTIARTFRGRGFAVLLVKQGGVSIAGGNGDALHIANSLISEAPCVQEMVSLVHGSSPKLFRGGETNGFPALSSRITGMTANAVRLPGGFDALFLVDLRDTHALGIHNVESYIQSSFLMSLSEGIAFMDRNLSRSRARSLRSVLYSINTAADTQTLESLFLSEMNRLLGKTERYCILELSRTSEITGTILKSCLCENANGSASLQSDDINLEKVARERLPVILYVPAETAQADAKDGARGAWLQERMMCFIPYAVGNDTLRVLSVEKSLLPGESIGIESALTPLSSAFLAKSEEILLKQRLSGERNRLAELNRLISSFSSSGLKFDRSVTGAAMLAGSFSSFRVVAYFEKRASIECLSFASSGAASTSIPEINTLPIELLMRHVDNLTFEIAETESDRVKRDVISSFSGFLQGDEQTCTILCLREGTEPFSFLLVISSEPRAEALVTCELLRPIMANMRMLSSFRRRLSIEREIGFANRNMLDEIGRVNTDADIHTLSADFCRLLLSFSGAAACILYNQSSGENYEFTAAYPEDLTKPTGIIRPDDLGLHGLAQSDGSVIRHITDRDGTYSKLLKVGSEPYVAWDVILIRDSYGGSGSDHLVFLGYSDETATHDAERAALVQLSKAFTKLIQIKLLSFSPDSGPSMDVSFLNLIFSSVRWENDRWEFDDTEVSSRFASLMAKALGMKYAILYRIGENGAVVIEGSSPSLKSLNSDAVNDCIGMISELTAGSAESRSAAVISLDAPDDGRCGSPRSIPVGDVLLVPVPITQNTQRSGFFLFDEKQRGLGYSHTRVASTIADAYATVMDNRANRTKMGWMLNALASELRVVRNISSTFELPVILNYATQEVNTFVSADLTCLFLEDDMGAMNVASISGPPKEIIDEVMRKPSNAARSGEARRSGFALLAADSAGHFYMSDASSAAEALSRMPDEQRYDLGLLNRGTPVKCMLGVPVSFAGKMLGILVCFNTSAENAFKETDIGFIESVAALLATAIENSRNFRTTYDALNKLSKLDTLRSNFSSIAAHELRTPLTSIRVYIELMRMGRVGKFTEPEKKNIENLLASITELNEIISNMLEFTRMEALLLETEMASTSLAPVVEEVCALVSPQLNAKPIELEMDIDRNTRRINANAPLIKRVANNLIGNAIKFTPPGGRISVSLRNEADGVLLTVADTGKGISEEDLPFIFDRYHVVDASILHSGTGFRFGLPITKLIVERHGGKIWAESVLGKGSRFFVFLPSQRSIYKEDWLSEATAYIH
- a CDS encoding RAD55 family ATPase, with amino-acid sequence MPELDLSNLFEARKSILLRGPPGSGKTEIAINLVSQWLRRGEKILFVTVSMSGEEILERLFLAGFKQADLESRLLIVDCYQTQSQSTQSRNKLIISINGLSHLESITLAISTAVEALGAPVRVVLDGLSTLFLHNAPQTMAKFVQVLSIRARNEFGFLLFTVVEGMHESVTTNTLMSLADGVAEIEFDARLKRFLRIRYIKGARTDHDWYAYTLAADRNSLKLEGPIQKNKIDLTESDPGRHEERAPGRAPGGG